In one window of Heterodontus francisci isolate sHetFra1 chromosome 24, sHetFra1.hap1, whole genome shotgun sequence DNA:
- the LOC137383643 gene encoding carbohydrate sulfotransferase 12-like yields the protein MHLYKMRISRVFQICGIMAAVLMIRLIIVYWDDVGTAHLYLHTAISKIQATHLRSMTKLNHDQLNSKKTVEERMLSSEADIQNDLELTYVENTNRYQGEGESHEMEQTFNAISVPSLEKFQSFNLGINATKTKSELEWIQNERKQKIKDVCADSSIMFSGKNRSFEDIPNHELGNLIVDDQHGIIYCYVPKVACTNWKRIMIVLSASITKQGTPYHDPLEIPIDVVHYPHNHYTLNNFKKRYGEFSKHVMNIKLKKYTKFLFVREPFVRLISAFRNKFETKDQGFYHAYARRMLKLYANYSDPPPTVKEAFSAGIKPTFSNFIQYLLDPRTEKYMPFNEHWRQIHRLCHPCQINYDFVGKLESLDEDASYLLKLLNVEKLVQFPTSLPNQTDRNWEEDWFSKIPLAWRKKLYELYKHDFLVFGYPKPTNLLFD from the coding sequence ATGCACTTATACAAAATGCGTATATCTCGGGTCTTCCAGATCTGCGGCATCATGGCCGCTGTGTTAATGATTCGACTGATCATAGTTTATTGGGATGATGTGGGAACAGCCCATTTGTACTTGCACACCGCTATCTCAAAGATTCAGGCCACACATCTTCGTTCCATGACAAAGCTAAACCATGACCAGCTAAATTCCAAAAAGACAGTCGAAGAAAGAATGCTGAGTTCTGAAGCTGATATTCAGAATGATCTTGAATTAACGTATGTGGAAAACACAAATAGATACCAGGGAGAAGGGGAGTCCCATGAGATGGAACAAACCTTCAATGCAATATCTGTACCCAGCCTTGAGAAATTCCAAAGCTTTAACTTGGGAATCAATGCTACAAAAACTAAGAGTGAGTTAGAATGGATACAGAATGAGAGGAAACAGAAAATTAAAGATGTTTGCGCAGACTCCAGTATCATGTTCTCAGGGAAAAATAGGAGTTTTGAAGATATTCCAAATCATGAATTGGGCAATCTAATTGTGGATGACCAGCATGGGATTATTTACTGTTATGTTCCCAAAGTGGCCTGCACTAATTGGAAGCGGATCATGATAGTATTAAGTGCAAGTATTACAAAGCAAGGAACTCCATATCATGATCCACTTGAGATCCCCATTGATGTTGTGCATTACCCCCACAACCATTACACTTTAAACAATTTCAAGAAGCGCTATGGAGAATTCTCAAAACACGTCATGAATATCAAACTGAAAAAGTACACCAAATTTCTTTTTGTACGTGAACCTTTTGTGAGACTAATTTCAGCATTCCGCAATAAGTTTGAAACGAAGGATCAAGGGTTTTACCATGCCTATGCAAGGCGAATGCTCAAATTGTATGCTAATTATTCGGACCCACCACCAACTGTCAAAGAGGCTTTCTCTGCAGGAATCAAGCCCACCTTTAGTAACTTCATTCAGTATTTGTTGGACCCTCGGACTGAGAAATATATGCCTTTTAATGAACATTGGCGGCAGATACATAGACTCTGTCACCCATGTCAAATAAATTATGACTTCGTTGGAAAACTTGAAAGTTTGGATGAGGATGCCAGTTATCTACTTAAGTTGCTGAATGTGGAAAAGCTTGTTCAGTTTCCAACCAGTTTACCGAACCAGACAGATCGCAACTGGGAAGAGGACTGGTTTTCAAAAATTCCACTGGCTTGGAGGAAAAAGCTGTATGAACTTTACAAGCATGATTTTCTTGTCTTTGGTTATCCCAAACCGACAAATTTATTATTTGACTGA